Proteins from a genomic interval of Debaryomyces hansenii CBS767 chromosome E complete sequence:
- a CDS encoding DEHA2E19492p (similar to uniprot|O74919 Schizosaccharomyces pombe SPCC757 SPCC757.09c protein), giving the protein MTESLFDTKFTSEPSAGNTAGISSEESPINNTGVSPSTNGSNDNANGETNTLPSINDNSNSSALINYRVLVSAKESGCLIGQNGAVIDSIREETNTKAGISKLQPGSHERILTVSGTLDDCAKALSYFAQALCNANIENLVSYSYFPLKQLSSNPCVEGETTILRLLIPNAQMGTLIGSKGARIQQIQANYNISMIASKSFLPGSNERLVELQGTVDNLYDSLRIISRCLIEDFSSIVGTSYYVPKASNYARNNNQTNKRFNNQNAVTTSISFANDMVGALIGKNGSRIQGVRKVSGATIGISDEVEGKPERVFTISGTAHAVEKAKSLLYHNLEREEQRRAESESK; this is encoded by the coding sequence ATGACTGAATCTTTATTTGATACCAAATTCACATCTGAACCATCTGCAGGCAATACAGCAGGTATTTCCTCGGAAGAGAGCCCTATCAATAACACAGGAGTATCTCCAAGTACTAATGGTAGCAATGACAATGCTAATGGTGAAACAAACACATTACCATCgattaatgataattctaattcatcagcattgataaattatagGGTCTTAGTTTCGGCTAAAGAGTCTGGATGCTTGATTGGACAAAATGGAGCAGTGATTGACTCAATTAGAGAAGAGACCAATACGAAGGCTGGCATTTCGAAGTTACAACCAGGTTCGCATGAGAGAATTCTTACCGTTAGTGGTACATTGGACGATTGCGCCAAAGCATTGAGTTATTTTGCACAGGCATTATGTAAtgcaaatattgaaaacttggTCAGCTACAGCTATTTTCCATTGAAACAATTGTCTCTGAATCCATGTGTCGAGGGCGAAACTACTATTTTAAGATTGTTGATTCCAAATGCTCAAATGGGAACGTTGATTGGTTCTAAGGGTGCCAGAATCCAACAAATCCAAGCGAATTACAATATTTCCATGATTGCTTCGAAATCCTTCTTACCGGGGTCAAACGAAAGATTAGTCGAATTACAAGGTACTGTCGACAACTTGTATGACTCGTTGAGAATTATCTCCAGGTGTCTCATCGAAGACTTCTCATCTATAGTAGGCACTAGTTATTATGTTCCAAAAGCATCCAATTATGCAAGAAATAATAACCAAACTAACAAGAGATTCAATAACCAAAATGCTGTTACTACTTCTATTTCGTTTGCAAATGATATGGTTGGTGCTTTAATTGGCAAAAACGGGTCGAGAATCCAAGGTGTACGTAAGGTTAGTGGTGCAACTATCGGAATTTCTGATGAAGTTGAAGGTAAGCCTGAGCGTGTATTCACTATATCGGGTACTGCTCATGCTGTTGAAAAGGCAAAAAGTTTATTGTATCATAATTTAGAAAGAGAAGAGCAAAGAAGAGCTGAATCTGAATCTAAATAA
- a CDS encoding DEHA2E19514p (similar to uniprot|P36088 Saccharomyces cerevisiae YKL069W Hypothetical ORF): MGEGKHHADYTSYSNDGGKEEILQSVVDSYEALSYDTRNWVANLANCSSLLWHAYHSMKINVNWSGFYVLNEPRTDELILGPFQGKVACQIIKFGKGVCGNAASSAKTQLVPNVNEYPGHIACDGETQSEIVVPIVNKGQVVGVLDIDCLTLEGFDDIDVKYLEQLATLIGNTCDW, from the coding sequence ATGGGCGAAGGTAAACATCACGCTGACTATACGAGCTATTCCAATGATGGTGGAAAGGAGGAAATTTTACAATCTGTAGTAGACTCATATGAAGCATTATCATACGATACTAGGAACTGGGTAGCTAATTTAGCCAACTGttcatctttattatgGCATGCATATCATTCAATGAAGATTAATGTTAATTGGTCTGGCTTCTATGTCTTAAATGAACCCAGAACAgatgaattgatattaGGACCATTTCAGGGTAAGGTAGCTTGtcaaataatcaagttTGGGAAGGGTGTTTGTGGGAATGCTGCATCATCAGCAAAGACCCAATTAGTTCCAAATGTAAACGAGTATCCGGGTCATATAGCCTGTGATGGAGAAACTCAGAGTGAGATTGTTGTACCAATTGTAAACAAAGGCCAAGTAGTAGGAGTTTTAGATATTGATTGTTTGACCTTAGAAGGatttgatgatatagatgtaaaatatcttgaacAATTAGCAACTTTAATTGGTAATACTTGTGACTGGTAG